In Immundisolibacter sp., the genomic stretch GCCTGGCGGCCCGGCGCCTGCCCCTGGCCAGCCGGCAGCACACAGCCGATGTGCGCGTCCTCGATCTGCGCGCCGTCCACGCCGGCGTCGGCGACCACCGCGGCGATGGCGGCGGCGCCCAGGTCACTGGCCGACAGGCTGGCGAACTGACCCTGGAAACTACCCATGGCGGTGCGCCGGGCGGCAACGATAACGACGCCGGTTGTCATGGCGATGTGCTCCTTATGCAGTGAAATGCTTGAATGACACAACCGCTCAGGGCGGTGTGCTCCTTATGAATGCGTGTGATCGAACGACGCGACTGTCAGGCGGTTTCGTCGAACAGTTCGCGGCCGATCAGCATGCGGCGGATTTCGTTGGTGCCGGCGCCGATGTCGTAGATCTTCGCATCCCGTAACAGGCGCCCGGTGGGATAGTCGTTGATATAGCCGTTGCCGCCCAGGCACTGGATGGCCTCCAGCGCCACCCGCACGGCGCTTTCCGAGGCGTACAGCAGGCACGCGGCAGCGTCCTTGCGCGATGGCCTGCCGGTATCCACGGCCTCCGCCACCCGGTAGGCGAAGGCCCGCGCCGACTGCAACGCCACGTACATGTCGGCCAGCTTGCCCTGCATCAGCTGAAAGGTGCCGATGGCCTGCCCAAACTGCTGGCGTTCATGCACATAGGGCAGCGCCACGTCCATGGCTGCCTGCATGATGCCCAGGGGCCCGCCGCACAGGGTCACACGCTCGGAATCCAGACCCCGCATCAGCACTTTGACGCCCTGGTTGACAGCGCCCAGCACGTTTGCGGCCGGAATCTCGCAGTCGCGAAACACCAGCTCGCAGGTGTTGCTGCCGCGCATGCCAAGCTTGTCGAGCTTCTGCGCCGTGCTGAAGCCGGGCATGCCCTTCTCGATGATGAAGGCGGTAATGGTGCGCGAACCCTTGGCGGCATCGTCAGTGCGCATGTAGACCACCAGCACGTCCGCGTCCGGGCCGTTGGTGATCCACATCTTGCTGCCGTTGGCGACCCACACGTCGCCGCGCTGGACGGCCGTGCAGCGCATGGAGCCGACCACGTCCGATCCGGCGCCCGGCTCCGACATGGCCAACGCGCCAACGTGCTCGCCGGAGCACAGCTTGGGCAGGAACGTGCGCCGCTGCTCGTCGGTGCCGTTCAGGTACAGGTTGTTCACGCACAAATTGGAATGCGCGCCGTAGGACATGCCGACCGACGCGCTGGCGCGCGACAGTTCCTCGATCGCCACCAAGTGCGCGAGGTAGCTCATGCCGCTGCCACCGAACTCCTCCGGCACCGTCATGCCCAGCAGGCCAAGCTCGCCCATGCGTGGCCACAAGTGCATTGGGAATTCGTTGCTGCGGTCGATCTCGTCCGCCAGCGGCGCCACCTCGTCGCGCGCAAAACGCGCCACGGTGTCGCGCAACAGATCGAGTTCCTCGCCAAGATGCAGATCGAATGCCACGGTCAGTCCCGCCGAGTGTTCGGTTTATGACACCAAGATAGCTTGGAATACTACCACCCGAGGCAGGCCTCCAAGGCACCAGAAAGCGTGTCAAATAGCCTGTGTTAGAGTCTGATTCGATCCGAATTGAGCCGTTCCTGACGTTAAGGAGTCCTGACCCAATGAAGCGTAAAACTGTCCTGTCGTGCACCGCTGCTGCCCTGTTCACGGTCTGTGTAGGCGCAGGTGCGCAAATCAAACCCGAGGACGCCGTCCACTACCGCCAGGGTGTTTACACCGCGATGGGCTGGAACTTCGGCCCCATGGCTGGCATGGTCAAAGGCGAGATCCCCTTCGATGCCAAGGCCTTTGCCTTGCGGGCCGAGCGTGTGGCCTTTTTGAGCACACTGCCGCTGGAAGGCTTCATCCCGGGCAGCCGGGTCGGCAAAACCGACGCCAAGCAGGAAATCTGGGACAACATGGACGACTTCAAGTCCAAGCTGGAAACCCTGCAAACCGAGGCTGCCAAACTGGCCGAAGTCGCCAAGACCACCACCGCTCTTGACGCCCTCAAACCGCAGTTCGGCAAGGTTGGCCAGTCCTGCAAGGACTGCCACGACGAGTACAAGGAAGACTGAAGCAAAACCGCCTGCCCGGCGACCGCTAGCAACGGGCAGGCTGCTGACGTTTACACGATGATGCTAACCGTCCCAACCGGCCTCAGGCCGGGCATGGCCAGCACTGATTTGCGCTGCAAGAACCTGATCTGGCCTTCCGCCCGCAGCAGGCGCAGTTCGTAACGACCCACGAACTGATCCCGTTCACCGTGGCGGGTACGCGCGATCAGGAATGCGGCGGTCGCGTCCAGGGCTCCTTCCCGTTCACCGTGTATCAGAACGTTGGTTACCAGGCGCTGGGTCCGCGAATGCGGCTGCTCGGCGTGGCCCTGCGGCAGGTTGAAACGCTTGACCCGGAAACATAGCTGGCGGTAATCGTCGTCGATCAGGTACAGGCTGTTCACCGGGTCGCCATCCGGGCGGTCAGTGCTCGGCACCTGGTAGCGGGCATCCGGCGCGAACAACTCCAGCCAGGTTTCCAGTTGCCAGGTGTCGAGCAACCAGGCATCCCAGGCCAGGAATTCCTCGACCTCTGCCCGGCTGATGGCTTGCGCGCTCATGAGGCCTCCGCGAACCGATCAATGCCCAGATACTCCTGCCAGGCGTTGAAAAACGCCCGCATCATGAAATCCGACTCTCCCGGGCGGGTGTAGCCACCGGCCAGTTCGGCGGCGATGCCCTTGGAATAATTGACCCACGGTGCCTCGCGGTAGCAGGCGAAGCCGCGCTGGGAGGCTTCCATGCCCTCGGTGTCGTCGGGGGTGGCAAA encodes the following:
- a CDS encoding aromatic-ring-hydroxylating dioxygenase subunit beta — protein: MSAQAISRAEVEEFLAWDAWLLDTWQLETWLELFAPDARYQVPSTDRPDGDPVNSLYLIDDDYRQLCFRVKRFNLPQGHAEQPHSRTQRLVTNVLIHGEREGALDATAAFLIARTRHGERDQFVGRYELRLLRAEGQIRFLQRKSVLAMPGLRPVGTVSIIV
- a CDS encoding isovaleryl-CoA dehydrogenase, which gives rise to MAFDLHLGEELDLLRDTVARFARDEVAPLADEIDRSNEFPMHLWPRMGELGLLGMTVPEEFGGSGMSYLAHLVAIEELSRASASVGMSYGAHSNLCVNNLYLNGTDEQRRTFLPKLCSGEHVGALAMSEPGAGSDVVGSMRCTAVQRGDVWVANGSKMWITNGPDADVLVVYMRTDDAAKGSRTITAFIIEKGMPGFSTAQKLDKLGMRGSNTCELVFRDCEIPAANVLGAVNQGVKVLMRGLDSERVTLCGGPLGIMQAAMDVALPYVHERQQFGQAIGTFQLMQGKLADMYVALQSARAFAYRVAEAVDTGRPSRKDAAACLLYASESAVRVALEAIQCLGGNGYINDYPTGRLLRDAKIYDIGAGTNEIRRMLIGRELFDETA
- a CDS encoding cytochrome c codes for the protein MKRKTVLSCTAAALFTVCVGAGAQIKPEDAVHYRQGVYTAMGWNFGPMAGMVKGEIPFDAKAFALRAERVAFLSTLPLEGFIPGSRVGKTDAKQEIWDNMDDFKSKLETLQTEAAKLAEVAKTTTALDALKPQFGKVGQSCKDCHDEYKED